AATGTCATAATCAGGCGTGGGCGCTAATGAATGGCGTACACTTCCGGTCTACTAGAGTATCCATAAAATCTCTAATTTGATCATACCCTCCCCACACTTGGTAGTGGCTCTGGCAGAATTCCTGTCAAGTTACCAACAGGTTGTGGGGAACTTTTATTTAAGTAGTAAGGGATAGAGCCGCTTAAAATCCTTGCCATGAGCGGTAAACCGCTCACTACGAGCAATAAAAAACCGACAGACTTCTTCAAAAGGCTGTCGGCAATTAGTGTGTTCCCTATTAATGACTCGGCTAGAGTTCAGTTATATGTAATTATGCGGGTTTTCCCGTATTTAGAAGACGATCTTAATCAAGGGCATCAGTGATTCTCATCACATGATTGTTGCAGCCAAACTGTATTTACCTAAAAAGATATTTTTCACTTCGGATTTACATAATGCACATTTTGACAAAATAAACTGTAATATTTATTAAAAATAATTAAATTATCTAAATATCAACACATCTAATGGAAAATGCATAAAATTATTTATGCGATCGCAAAAACACTTCTACTCAGCACTTTTTTAGGCTGCACTATACCCAATTAAGTTTTCACAAGCGACAAAATTACAGCTACACCCAATACTGTTGATGCCATTTATAACTCAAAAATTAACAGACGGCACACTAAAATGCCATAACTTTTGTTGAAGGCGAAAAAATCCCGATTACACTGAGACTTTACGATTAATACAGTCACTTATTCACTTTGCGGCACATAATATTTTTTAGTTTTTCAAATCAAAGAAAGTGAGAACTGACACGATATTTTATCAACTTTTTCAGACTTTGCCTGGTATTCTCTTTGAACTCATCGGTGAATCTGCTAATCAAGCAGAAGCTTATCAGTTTGCATCTGTTGAAATCAAAGAATTAGCCTTTCGCTTCGATGCTTTGTTTTTACCTTTAGTGGATTTGCCCGAACAACCCATCTACTTTGTCGAAGTTCAGTTTCAACCCAAAACCGATTTTTATTGGCGATTATTTGCCGAAATCTTCGTTTACCTAAATCAATATCAACCTATTCAAGATTGGTATGCAGTAGCAGTGTTTGCCAAACGAAGTTTAGATCCAGGCGTACCAATGCAGTATAGAGGATTGCTAATGAGTCAGCAAGTTAAGTTTGTATACTTAGATGAATTAGAGGAAACAGCAAATACGTCCCTTGGTTTGGAAATAGTGCAATTAGTGGTTGAGGATGAAGCGACAGTTAATGAACAAGCTAGGCAATTACTTGAGAAAGCACAGCAGGAACTTGAAGATGTTGCTCTCAGGCAGAAAGTTTTAGAATTGATAGAGACGATATTGGTTTATAAGTTGACCAATTTAAGCCGCGAGGAGATAGAAGCTATGTTTGGGTTAAGTGAGTTAAAGCAGACAAGGTATTTTCGAGAAGTCGCACAAGATGCCAAAAAAGAGGGCAAACTAGAAACAGTACCCCTATTATTGGAATTGGGGTTGACTGTCGAACAGATAGCCGAAAGATTAAGCTTAGATGTTGAAGCGGTCAGAAAGGCTACACAAGCGTCTTCTGGTGATAATTTCCAAAGTGAAGATAGAGGAATTTAGTTAGATTTTAATAGAGAGCGATCGCGCTTCAATTTACAGGCAAAGTAGAAGTGCGATCGCTGTGAAAATTTGCTGCAATCTTAGTGCAACTAATAACGTCTTAATGCTTTGGCGACTGTTTGCTCCAGAGTATCGCATTCATCAACCAACCTCAAAACAACTTTGGTAAAATATTCTGCATTGATCAGGCTAATTTCAGCATTATGCATAATCGAGAATATTTGCATATTCTCGATTTCCTCCAAGCACCAAAATCCTAATTTAAACTTAGAGTTTTTAGACAAAAGCAAACTAGATAACGATCCTGGCACGTCATCTATACTGTTAAACTTCAAAGCGCTTGGAACAGAAAACTCCAATGTATTTTGATATTTAATAATAAAAAGTGTCTGAGTATTTCCGGAATCAGCATTAAACCTTAAAATTGCTTTGCGTTCGTTGATATCGTAAATGTTCCATCCTAATTGATTACAATACCTTTGAATTGTAGAACGGAAATTGGTTGTTGATAACAAATCGAGGTCAATAGCCATACAATCTCCAATTATTAAATGTAAACAGCATAACGGGGTTAAAAACAGACTAAAAAATGACTAAATATTTCGGAAACCACGTTACTTTATACACAATTATGTTCCTGGCAAAAGATAATATAGGAGAGTATTATTACGGAAAAATAATTTCAATTATATTTGCAGTATTTTTTAATATAATGCTTGATTTACCTAGCTCTGTATAAGTCATTAAGCTTAACTCAAGAACAAGTCATAAAATAATGAGAAAATTACTATGTTATGGTACTGAAATATCTAAGCATAAAATATACAATGTTATAAATTAGAAAAAATTTACCCTTGAGTAGGGAATTTCAAAAAATAAATTGATTATTCATTTGTACGAAACCCTAGAGTTACCCACTACACCCGCACCTGCCCCAAGCAGCGTTAAGTCTATAATTAGCGTTGACCTAGAAGCCCTCACTGAGCGCGATAAGCTAGAGTTAGCAGCAAAAATTGATTCACAACTTGCAACAAACCTAGCTTGGGGTAACAATGGCAACAGAACAAAAGCACAGCACTTATTTATCAGAAGCAGAAAGTCGTTTGCGTCAACTTTCTCTTGAGAAGTTGCGAGTAGCAGTTGCAATTATTGCTTATCTACAAAAAACAGAAGAAAGCGAAGCAACTGAAAAACTATTATTAAATATTCCTGATTTTGCAGCATCTTTAGGCGAAATGGAACAAAGCGAAGACAAATTAGAAAATACTACCTCAAATCAGATTGCCTCAGATGAAGAAGTATGGCAGGCTTATTTAGCAGTTGAAAAAAAATGGGAAGAGGTATTCCGTCGCCTTGTAGACTCCTAAATTTCTCACTATTTCTCAAGTGTTAGATATTCACCAACGCCAAATTCAAAGATTTGGTGGAACAAATGGTGTCAGAGATGAAGGTTTACTAGATTCAGCACTGGCACAACCTCAAGCCACTTTTGGCGGTGAACTTCTTCATCCGACAATTGGTGAGCAAGCAGCAGCATACCTCTACCATTTAGCGATGAACCATCCGTTTATTGATGGCAACAAGCGCACCGCTTTCGCTGTTATGCTTACTTTTTTGAACTTAAATAGCTACACTGTCAACCTATCTCAAGAGCAAGCTTATAACTTGGTGATTCGAGTAGTTCAGAGGGAAATATCCAAAGAAGAATTATCTGTATTCCTGGAACTGCATTTACAGCGCAAGTAAATCGATAGAATAATTCTCTGTCCCCCAGAGTGCATTACTTCCCATGACTGCAAGCTCAAAACCAGCCTTTTCCGCTGAAGAAATCGCCGCAGAAGGTTTAAAGCCAGAAGAATATGAAGAAATTGTCCGCAGGTTAGGGCGTCATCCGAACAAAGCCGAACTGGGAATGTTTGGGGTGATGTGGTCAGAGCATTGTTGTTACAAAAATTCACGACCGCTATTAAAACAGTTTCCCACGACTGGCTCGCGCATTCTCGTTGGTCCCGGTGAAAATGCCGGCGTTGTCGATTTAGGCGACGGGCTGCAACTTGCCTTTAAAATTGAATCTCACAACCACCCCTCAGCCGTCGAACCGTTTCAAGGAGCCGCCACAGGCGTAGGAGGTATCCTCAGAGATATATTTACAATGGGTGCGCGTCCCATTGCTCTTTTAAACTCCTTGCGCTTCGGTTCCCTGGAAGATGCCAAAACTCAACGCCTATTTAGCGGCGTGGTGGCTGGTATAAGTCACTACGGTAACTGCGTCGGGGTTCCCACTGTTGGGGGTGAAGTCTACTTTGATGTCGCTTACTCCGGGAATCCCCTAGTAAACGTCATGGCGCTAGGATTGATGGAAACTTCAGAAATCGTCAAATCTGGGGCATCTGGTTTAGGGAACCCGGTGCTGTATGTTGGTTCTACCACCGGACGCGATGGTATGGGTGGTGCAAGTTTTGCCAGTGCAGAACTTAGCGATGAATCACTAGATAACCGTCCAGCGGTGCAAGTTGGCGATCCTTTTTTAGAAAAGTCGTTAATTGAAGCTTGTTTGGAAGCGTTTAAAACAGGTGCAGTCGTCGCAGCGCAGGATATGGGTGCAGCTGGCATCACCTGTTCTACATCAGAAATGGCTGCAAAAGGTGGTGTGGGTATTGAACTGGATTTAGATAAAATACCCGTGCGGGAATCGGGGATGGTTCCCTATGAATATCTGCTTTCGGAATCTCAAGAAAGAATGTTGTTTGTGGCACACAAGGGACGCGAACAAGAGTTAATTGATATTTTCCATCGTTGGGGACTTCAAGCGGTTGTAGCCGGAGAAGTTATAGCTGAACCGATTGTTAGAATTTTATTCCAAGGTGGAATTGCCGCAGAAATTCCCGCTGAAGCTTTGGCAGAAAATACCCCACTGTATGAACGCGAATTGTTGACAGAACCACCAGAATATGCCATTAAAGCTTGGGAATGGACACCTGATTCTCTCCCCGCTTGCACAACTGCTGGCATTGAAATTCAAAAAAGCCTGCAAAGTTGGAATGATATCCTTTTGACTTTACTCGATACACCAACGATCGCATCAAAACGTTGGGTTTATCGCCAATACGATCATCAAGTACAAAATAACACCGTCATCTTACCAGGTGGCGCTGATGCTGCTGTCGTGCGGTTGCGTCCTCTTGAGGAGGACAAGGGGAGTGGGGGAGTGGGGCAGGGGGACGAGGGGACAAGGGGACAAGGGGGACAAGGGGGACAAGGGGGACTCCTTGGAGACAATTCTTTCTCCCCCACTCAGACACTCAGACACTCAGACACTCCCCACTCCCCACTCCCCACTCCCCAAAGTGCCGTTGCTGCTACAGTTGATTGCAATCCTCGCTACGTTTATCTTGACCCTTACGAGGGTGCTAAGGCAGTTGTAGCTGAAGCTGCACGCAATCTCAGTTGCGTGGGTGCTGAACCTCTGGCAGTAACTGATAACTTAAATTTCGGCAGTCCGGAAAAACCGATTGGTTATTGGCAATTATCAGAAGCTTGTCGCGGTTTGGCTGAGGGTTGCCGAGAATTAGCAACGCCGGTTACTGGCGGTAATGTCTCACTTTACAATGAAACTTTCGACTCAGAAGGCAACCCGCAACCAATTTATCCTACCCCGGTTGTGGGGATGGTCGGGTTGATTCCGGATTTGGACAAAATTTGCGGTCAAGGATGGCAAGCCGAAGGCGATATTATTTATCTTTTAGGATTGCCATTACAATCTAAAGTTGAATTGGGAGCATCGGAATATTTAGCCACTATCCATAATACTGTAGCTGGACACCCCCCACGGGTAGATTTTGAATTGGAAAGGTGTGTACAACGAATTTGCCGTGAAGGAATTCGCAATGGTTGGATTCGTTCTGCTCATGATTGTGCTGAAGGTGGTTTAGCTGTTGCTTTGGCAGAATGTTGCATTGCTGGCAAACTTGGTGCCGAAATTAATTTAGGATTAGCATCAAGCATTTCCCAACTTCGATGGGATGAAGTGCTGTTTTCTGAAGGTGGAGCGCGAATTATAGTTTCTGTAGCGTTAGAACAGCAAGAAGTTTGGGAATCTTTATTAAATGAACAATTGGCTAATCATTGGCAACAACTTGGCAAGGTTAGTAATTCCAACACCGATTTGGGGGTGTTAACCTCTGATAACCAAAGTTTAATCAAGGTTAGGATCGAAGATATGAGCGATCGCTATTCCCATGCGATTGAAAGACGTTTAAGAGTTGGGAGTTAAAAGTTATGAGGCGCGGAGTTAGGAATTAAGGCTTATGAGTTATGAAAAGCAAAGTGAGGAGTTAGGAGTTATGATTTTTCCTCGTGACTTTTGACTTTTGACCCCTCAGTCCTAACTCCTGACTATTCACTGCGAATGCTTGCTATCCCCAAGCATGATTAAGGTACTGTTATATGTATATGGATTGTTAACGATTTGTTAAGGTCAGTTAATATTTCTGAAAACAATCACTTATATATCCATCCCACTGACTCAAAACCTCATCTGGAGCAAAGCTGTAGCATGATTCCTAACCATTCCATCTCCTTGGATGACCACGCAATTGAAGCCCGTGCTGACAAGCCAGAAGAAGCTTGCGGCGTTTTTGGCATCTACGCACCAGGGGAAGATGTTGCCAAACTGACCTACTTTGGACTTTATGCCCTTCAACACCGAGGTCAAGAGTCAGCGGGAATTGCCACGTTTGCAGGGGAACAAGTACACCTGCACAAAGACATGGGTTTGGTATCCCATGTGTTTAACGAATCCATTTTGAGTCAGCTACCGGGTAACTTAGCCGTTGGTCACACTCGTTACTCAACTACAGGTTCGAGCCGGAAAGTAAACGCCCAGCCTGCTGTTGTCGATACTCGTCTGGGTTCAATAGCATTAGCACATAATGGTAATTTAGTCAATACAGGGCATTTACGAGAAGAGTTGCTAAAGAGCAAATGCAACTTAGTGACGACAACCGATTCAGAAATGATTGCTTTTGCGATCGCCGAAGAAATCAATGCTGGTGCAGACTGGTTAGAAGGCTGCATTCGCGCATTTAACCGCTGCAATGGTGCTTTTAGTTTAGTAATTGGCACTCCAACTGGTGTTATGGGTGTTCGCGATCCTAATGGCATTCGTCCTTTAGTAATTGGCACATTGGGAGAAAATCCAGTTCGCTACGTTCTCGCATCAGAAACTTGTGGACTAGATATTATTGGTGCCGATTATCTGCGCGAGGTGGAACCGGGCGAATTAGTTTGGATTACCGAAGATGGTTTAGCTTCCTTCCCCTGGACTCAACAGCCCCAAAAGAAGCTGTGTATCTTTGAGATGATATATTTTGCCCGCCCTGACAGCATGATGAACAATGAAACATTGTACAGCTACCGACAGCGGTTAGGGCGGCGACTAGCTGAAGAATCTCCGATTGAGGCAGATATTGTTTTTGGTGTTCCTGATTCTGGTGTACCAGCTGCGATCGGCTTTTCTCAAGCTTCTGGTATTCCCTACGCCGAAGGATTGATTAAGAATCGTTACGTCGGGCGCACCTTCATTCAGCCAACACAAATGATGCGCGAATCGGGAATCAAAATGAAACTCAATCCCCTCAAAGATGTGCTATTTGGTAAAAGAGTGGTGATTGTCGATGATTCCATAGTCCGGGGTACAACCAGCCGAAAACTCGTCAAAACCTTGCGGGATGCGGGTGTTGTAGAAGTGCATATGCGAATTTCCTCCCCCCCAGTAACTCACCCTTGTTTCTACGGTATCGACACCGACACCCAAGATCAGCTAATTGCTGCCACCAAATCAGTAGAAGAAATTGCCAAACAACTAGAAGTAGATAGCCTAGCCTATCTCAGTTGGAAAGGAATGCTAGAAGCAACGCGAGAAGACACCAATAGTTTTTGTTCTGCCTGCTTTACCGGCGATTACCCTACCTCAATTCCGGAAGCACTGAAGGGTTCTAAATTGATATTAGAAAAAGCAGCAGTCTAGGGAAGGGGGAATGGGGAATGGGGAATGGGGAATGGGTAATGGGAAAAAATGCGTTACCAATTACCCAACGGGATCGCCAGTTGCGCGTCTGTCGGGAGACCTGCAATCGATCGCACTGGCAAACCAATTACCAATTCGCAATTACCAATTATCAATTCCCCAGTCCCTAATTTAGCTTTGCTGCAAAAATTCTACATTGGGTAACAACGGATCTGTAACAATACCCACACCGCTGAAACCCCAGCGTTTCAGCAAACTTTTTACCTGCGTCCCTGGAACAGATTCTACAGAAAAGCGGCTTGCCAGTTCTGCGGCGTGGGTGTTGAGGTAGCTGAGGGCGTCAAAATGTTCGCCAAATAGCAACAAATAACCCGTTCCTTGCGAGTTAGGACGGGCAGTAAGATAACTACCGTCAGATTTTGAGCGTATCAGATAATAAACTTCGGACAGCATGGAGGGGAAGGGGAGAGTTCTTGAGATGGGGGGACAAGGGAGACAAGGAGGACAAGGGGGACAACCAACCACTAACAACGCTCCAACTAACCACTAACATTGTACAGACGCGATGTTCCTCGCGTCTCTACCACTAACAACCAACTAATTCAAATTTTCTAGGCGAATGCGCGGATCGGCTGCTTTCAGCATTAAGTCGGCGACTAAATTGCCGACTATTAAAAGTACTGCACCCATTACCAAGCTTGCCATTGCTAGAGGCACATCTAGATTCATTAAAGCTTGTAAAGTCAACTTTCCTAAACCGGGCCAGTTAAAAAACTGCTCAGTAATGAAAGCACCGCTTAATAAACTAGCTAACTCGAAGCCCAATAACGTAATTAACGGGTTAACGGCATTACGCAGGGCATGAACGTAAATAACGCGGTTTTCGGGCAATCCTTTAGCGCGAGCGGTTTGGATGTAATCTTGACGCAGTACATCTAACATTTCGCCGCGAGTGATTCGCTGTAAACCAGCAAAGCTAGTGATGCTTAAAGCGATGGTGGGTAAGATTAAGTGCCAGCCTATATCTATAATTTTCCCAATTGGGGAGAGGTCGCTGTAATAAATGCTGGTCATGCCACCTACGGGAAATAGGGGGGTGGTGATTTGGGCAAAGAACAGTAAAAATAAAGCGGCAATGAAACTGGGAAATCCTTGTCCGAGGTAGCTTAAGACTTGCAAAATCCGGTCGTATGCGCGATTTTGCTTGACGGCGGCGGTGATGCCTAAGGGGATAGCGATCGCCCAAGTTACAATTAAAGAAGCGATCGCCATCAACAATGTTGCTGGTACACGTTCCCACAACAAAGATGCGACAGAACGATTATAAGAAAAACTCGTCCCAAAATCTCCCCGTGTCAAAATATTCCACAACCAAAGTCCAAATTGTTCCAGCCAAGACTTATCCAAACCAAACTGTCGTCGCAGTTCGTCAATTCGTTCTTTAGAAATTTTCGGATTTGCCTCCAAGGAACTGACATAATCCCCTGGTGCGAGCTGCATAATAAAAAATGACAATGCTGATGCTAAAAACAATGTCAAAAGCGCCTGTAATAGCCGCTTCATGACATAAATAAAGGTTTCGCTAGTGACCAGCCTATACAGCCAATCTCGACTTGTTTCTAAGGAAATTCTGGTAGAAGTCATAGTACTTTGTCAAAGGTCAACACTCAAAAGCCAACAGTCAACAGTCAACAGTCAAGAGTTAATCAAATGACTTTGGACTTTGGACTTTTGACTAATATTCCACAAGGCTAATAATCGGCACATCCGGCAGATTTTTTCGCCCTTGCAAATCCCGTAGCTCGATGATAAACCCAAATCCTACAAGTTCGCAGCCAATCTTCTGTATTAAAGAAGCCGTCGCACTCGCGGTTCCACCTGTCGCAATCAAATCATCTACAATTAAAACCCGGCTATTGGGGTGCAAAGCGTCCTGATGCATTTCCAAACAGTCCGTACCATACTCTAGTTCATATTCAACCGAATGAACTGGTGCTGGTAACTTACCTGGTTTGCGAACGGGAATAAAACCAACTCCTAATTTATAAGCTAGAGGTGTACCAAAAATGAAGCCCCGCGACTCCATTCCCACAATATAATCAGCTTTTAGTCCGGCATCAATGCATTTTTCAGCAAAAATGTCAATAGTGTAACGCAGTCCTTGAGGATCGCGCAGCAGTGTAGTGATATCCCGAAAGACAATTCCGGGTTTAGGAAAATCTGGGATGTCACGAATCAGAGACTTTAAATCCATAAGAATAGGGAATGGGGAATGGGGAGTGGGGAGTGGGGAATTGGGAATGGGGAATGGGGACGCTTGGACGCTTGGACGCTTGGACGCTTGGACGCTTGGACGCTTAAAAAGAATTATTACCCATTACCCATTACCCATTATCCATTACCAGTCCCTAATCCCTGATACCTGAAAAATCGTACACTATAATGTCATACGCTTGGGATCATTGCTTCATAACGGACAATCCATTGACGATTATCAGAATCTACACCAAGCTAAAGATGGAATTATACTACCTCTTGTTGCTATTAAACTTATGTTTTAAAAACTTACAATCTCAATATACGGAAACCTTTGAGTAGAACGAGTAAGTAATCTATATATCAGGCAGTCCTACTACTGCCACGTGAAAATGTTTAAGTTTAGACTAGCTATCTTAAATTAGTTTTACCTAGTCTGTTGCGATCGCACAAGGTATTTATAATGAATGTTTC
Above is a genomic segment from Tolypothrix sp. NIES-4075 containing:
- a CDS encoding ABC transporter permease; protein product: MTSTRISLETSRDWLYRLVTSETFIYVMKRLLQALLTLFLASALSFFIMQLAPGDYVSSLEANPKISKERIDELRRQFGLDKSWLEQFGLWLWNILTRGDFGTSFSYNRSVASLLWERVPATLLMAIASLIVTWAIAIPLGITAAVKQNRAYDRILQVLSYLGQGFPSFIAALFLLFFAQITTPLFPVGGMTSIYYSDLSPIGKIIDIGWHLILPTIALSITSFAGLQRITRGEMLDVLRQDYIQTARAKGLPENRVIYVHALRNAVNPLITLLGFELASLLSGAFITEQFFNWPGLGKLTLQALMNLDVPLAMASLVMGAVLLIVGNLVADLMLKAADPRIRLENLN
- the purF gene encoding amidophosphoribosyltransferase — translated: MIPNHSISLDDHAIEARADKPEEACGVFGIYAPGEDVAKLTYFGLYALQHRGQESAGIATFAGEQVHLHKDMGLVSHVFNESILSQLPGNLAVGHTRYSTTGSSRKVNAQPAVVDTRLGSIALAHNGNLVNTGHLREELLKSKCNLVTTTDSEMIAFAIAEEINAGADWLEGCIRAFNRCNGAFSLVIGTPTGVMGVRDPNGIRPLVIGTLGENPVRYVLASETCGLDIIGADYLREVEPGELVWITEDGLASFPWTQQPQKKLCIFEMIYFARPDSMMNNETLYSYRQRLGRRLAEESPIEADIVFGVPDSGVPAAIGFSQASGIPYAEGLIKNRYVGRTFIQPTQMMRESGIKMKLNPLKDVLFGKRVVIVDDSIVRGTTSRKLVKTLRDAGVVEVHMRISSPPVTHPCFYGIDTDTQDQLIAATKSVEEIAKQLEVDSLAYLSWKGMLEATREDTNSFCSACFTGDYPTSIPEALKGSKLILEKAAV
- a CDS encoding adenine phosphoribosyltransferase, whose amino-acid sequence is MDLKSLIRDIPDFPKPGIVFRDITTLLRDPQGLRYTIDIFAEKCIDAGLKADYIVGMESRGFIFGTPLAYKLGVGFIPVRKPGKLPAPVHSVEYELEYGTDCLEMHQDALHPNSRVLIVDDLIATGGTASATASLIQKIGCELVGFGFIIELRDLQGRKNLPDVPIISLVEY
- the purL gene encoding phosphoribosylformylglycinamidine synthase subunit PurL; this translates as MTASSKPAFSAEEIAAEGLKPEEYEEIVRRLGRHPNKAELGMFGVMWSEHCCYKNSRPLLKQFPTTGSRILVGPGENAGVVDLGDGLQLAFKIESHNHPSAVEPFQGAATGVGGILRDIFTMGARPIALLNSLRFGSLEDAKTQRLFSGVVAGISHYGNCVGVPTVGGEVYFDVAYSGNPLVNVMALGLMETSEIVKSGASGLGNPVLYVGSTTGRDGMGGASFASAELSDESLDNRPAVQVGDPFLEKSLIEACLEAFKTGAVVAAQDMGAAGITCSTSEMAAKGGVGIELDLDKIPVRESGMVPYEYLLSESQERMLFVAHKGREQELIDIFHRWGLQAVVAGEVIAEPIVRILFQGGIAAEIPAEALAENTPLYERELLTEPPEYAIKAWEWTPDSLPACTTAGIEIQKSLQSWNDILLTLLDTPTIASKRWVYRQYDHQVQNNTVILPGGADAAVVRLRPLEEDKGSGGVGQGDEGTRGQGGQGGQGGLLGDNSFSPTQTLRHSDTPHSPLPTPQSAVAATVDCNPRYVYLDPYEGAKAVVAEAARNLSCVGAEPLAVTDNLNFGSPEKPIGYWQLSEACRGLAEGCRELATPVTGGNVSLYNETFDSEGNPQPIYPTPVVGMVGLIPDLDKICGQGWQAEGDIIYLLGLPLQSKVELGASEYLATIHNTVAGHPPRVDFELERCVQRICREGIRNGWIRSAHDCAEGGLAVALAECCIAGKLGAEINLGLASSISQLRWDEVLFSEGGARIIVSVALEQQEVWESLLNEQLANHWQQLGKVSNSNTDLGVLTSDNQSLIKVRIEDMSDRYSHAIERRLRVGS
- a CDS encoding Rpn family recombination-promoting nuclease/putative transposase, which produces MRTDTIFYQLFQTLPGILFELIGESANQAEAYQFASVEIKELAFRFDALFLPLVDLPEQPIYFVEVQFQPKTDFYWRLFAEIFVYLNQYQPIQDWYAVAVFAKRSLDPGVPMQYRGLLMSQQVKFVYLDELEETANTSLGLEIVQLVVEDEATVNEQARQLLEKAQQELEDVALRQKVLELIETILVYKLTNLSREEIEAMFGLSELKQTRYFREVAQDAKKEGKLETVPLLLELGLTVEQIAERLSLDVEAVRKATQASSGDNFQSEDRGI
- a CDS encoding type II toxin-antitoxin system death-on-curing family toxin, which produces MSQVLDIHQRQIQRFGGTNGVRDEGLLDSALAQPQATFGGELLHPTIGEQAAAYLYHLAMNHPFIDGNKRTAFAVMLTFLNLNSYTVNLSQEQAYNLVIRVVQREISKEELSVFLELHLQRK